The following are encoded in a window of Massilia sp. R2A-15 genomic DNA:
- a CDS encoding acyl-CoA dehydrogenase family protein, with amino-acid sequence MILTEEHQMIRDALRAFSQERLAPNAARWDKEQTFPKEELKELAALGAFGVAVPEHLGGAGLDYVSLALVLEEIAAGDGGTSTIISVNNCPVCSIAMMYANDAQKEQWLRPLAQGEMLGAFALTEPHTGSDASALRTTAVRDGDSYVLNGTKQFITSGKNGDVAIVMAVTDKAAGKRGISAFWVPTNTPGYIVAGLEHKMGQHSSDTAQILLENCRIPAENLIGEEGQGYKIALSGLEGGRIGIASQSVGMARAAFEAALAYSRERESFGKAIFEHQSVQFKLAEMAMKIEAARQLILHAASMKDAGLPCLKEAAMAKLFASEMAERVVSDAMQVFGGYGYVSDFPVERIYRDVRVCQIYEGTSDIQKILIARAL; translated from the coding sequence ATGATACTGACCGAAGAACACCAGATGATCCGCGACGCACTGCGCGCCTTTTCGCAGGAGCGCCTTGCGCCTAACGCGGCACGCTGGGACAAGGAACAGACTTTCCCGAAAGAGGAGCTGAAAGAGCTGGCCGCGCTGGGCGCGTTCGGCGTCGCGGTGCCCGAGCACCTGGGCGGCGCGGGGCTCGACTACGTGTCGTTGGCGCTGGTGCTGGAAGAGATCGCGGCCGGCGACGGCGGCACCTCGACCATCATCTCGGTCAACAACTGCCCGGTGTGCTCGATCGCGATGATGTACGCGAACGACGCGCAGAAGGAGCAGTGGCTGCGCCCGCTGGCGCAGGGCGAGATGCTGGGCGCCTTCGCGCTGACCGAGCCGCACACCGGCAGCGACGCCTCGGCGCTGCGCACCACCGCCGTGCGCGATGGCGATAGCTATGTGCTGAACGGGACCAAGCAGTTCATCACCAGCGGCAAGAACGGCGACGTCGCGATCGTGATGGCGGTGACCGACAAGGCGGCCGGCAAGCGCGGCATCAGCGCGTTCTGGGTGCCGACCAATACGCCGGGCTACATCGTCGCGGGCCTCGAGCACAAGATGGGCCAGCACTCGTCGGACACGGCGCAGATCCTGCTGGAGAACTGCCGCATCCCAGCCGAGAACCTGATCGGCGAAGAAGGCCAGGGCTACAAGATCGCGCTCTCGGGCCTCGAGGGCGGCCGCATCGGCATCGCCTCACAGTCGGTCGGCATGGCGCGTGCCGCGTTTGAAGCGGCGCTGGCGTACTCGCGCGAGCGCGAAAGCTTCGGCAAGGCGATCTTCGAGCACCAGTCGGTGCAGTTCAAGCTGGCCGAGATGGCGATGAAGATCGAAGCGGCGCGCCAGCTGATCCTGCACGCGGCGTCGATGAAGGATGCTGGGCTGCCGTGCCTGAAGGAGGCCGCGATGGCCAAGCTGTTCGCCTCCGAGATGGCCGAGCGCGTGGTGTCGGATGCGATGCAGGTGTTCGGCGGCTACGGCTACGTGAGCGACTTCCCGGTCGAGCGCATCTACCGCGACGTGCGCGTGTGCCAGATCTACGAAGGCACCAGCGACATCCAGAAGATCCTGATCGCCCGCGCCCTGTAA
- a CDS encoding SDR family oxidoreductase, with the protein MPTALILGASRGIGRELARQYLTDGWRVIATARTQEQCDALAAAGMVAYPLDVARAESIAGLGWHLDDEKIDTAWLVAGLYGPRHDGFPSEADFDAVMHTNVLAAMRLLPIVAPLVAQRRGRLAVISSRMGSIGARTASIGTLYRASKAALNSVLKDASIDFGPQGAICAAFHPGWVKTDMGGGEADIEVEESVAGLRATLARLTAADNGSFLNYDGTLIPW; encoded by the coding sequence GTGCCCACCGCGCTGATCCTCGGCGCGTCGCGCGGCATCGGCCGCGAACTGGCGCGCCAGTACCTGACCGACGGCTGGCGCGTGATCGCCACCGCGCGCACGCAGGAACAGTGCGATGCGCTGGCGGCCGCCGGCATGGTGGCGTATCCGCTCGACGTGGCCAGAGCCGAGTCGATCGCCGGCCTTGGCTGGCACCTCGACGACGAGAAGATCGACACGGCCTGGCTGGTGGCGGGCCTGTACGGTCCGCGCCACGACGGCTTCCCGAGCGAGGCCGATTTCGACGCGGTGATGCACACCAACGTGCTGGCGGCCATGCGCCTCTTGCCGATCGTTGCGCCATTGGTGGCGCAGCGGCGCGGCAGGCTGGCGGTGATCTCGTCGCGCATGGGATCGATCGGCGCGCGCACCGCGTCGATCGGCACGCTGTACCGCGCCAGCAAGGCCGCGCTCAATTCGGTGCTGAAGGACGCGAGCATCGACTTCGGCCCGCAGGGCGCGATCTGCGCCGCGTTTCATCCGGGCTGGGTGAAGACCGACATGGGCGGCGGTGAAGCCGACATCGAGGTGGAAGAAAGCGTGGCGGGCCTGCGCGCGACCCTGGCCCGATTGACCGCTGCCGACAACGGCAGCTTTTTGAATTACGACGGCACACTGATTCCATGGTGA
- a CDS encoding acetyl-CoA C-acetyltransferase, with product MNDPVVIVGAARTPMGAFQGDFSSKSANDLGAVAIAAAVERSGVDKNLVEHVYFGNCLMAGQGQAPARQAAIKAGLPLSAGAVTLSKMCGSAMQTTIFAHDTLMAGSADVIVAGGMESMTNAPYLIPKARGGYRIGHGMMFDHMMLDGLEDAYSKDEKTGGGRSMGTFAEECATKYTFTREAQDAFAIESVKRAQAATADGSFQWEIAPVTVSGRAGDTVIDKDEGPLKAKLDKIPSLRPAFKKDGTITAASSSSINDGAAALVMMRESTATKLGLKPIARIVAHSTHAQEPNLFTTAPIGALEKVLKKTGWNARDVDLFEINEAFAAVPMAAMHELDIPHSKVNVHGGACALGHPIGASGARIIVTLLGALKKTGGKRGVASLCIGGGEATAMAFEMV from the coding sequence ATGAATGATCCAGTCGTTATCGTCGGCGCAGCCCGCACTCCAATGGGCGCGTTCCAGGGCGATTTTTCCTCCAAGAGCGCCAATGACCTCGGCGCCGTCGCCATCGCCGCCGCCGTCGAGCGCTCTGGCGTCGACAAGAACCTGGTCGAACACGTCTACTTCGGCAACTGCCTGATGGCCGGCCAGGGCCAGGCTCCGGCGCGCCAGGCCGCCATCAAGGCCGGCCTGCCGCTGTCGGCCGGCGCCGTCACCCTGTCGAAAATGTGCGGCTCGGCGATGCAGACCACCATCTTCGCGCACGACACCCTGATGGCCGGCAGCGCCGACGTTATCGTCGCCGGCGGCATGGAGTCGATGACCAACGCGCCGTACCTGATCCCGAAGGCGCGCGGCGGCTACCGCATCGGCCACGGCATGATGTTCGACCACATGATGCTCGACGGCCTGGAAGACGCCTACAGCAAGGACGAAAAGACCGGCGGCGGCCGCTCGATGGGCACCTTCGCCGAAGAGTGCGCGACCAAGTACACCTTCACCCGCGAAGCGCAGGACGCGTTCGCGATCGAATCGGTCAAGCGCGCGCAGGCGGCAACCGCCGACGGCAGCTTCCAGTGGGAGATCGCGCCGGTGACCGTGTCCGGCCGCGCCGGCGACACCGTGATCGACAAGGATGAAGGCCCGCTCAAGGCCAAGCTGGACAAGATCCCGTCGCTGCGCCCTGCGTTCAAGAAGGACGGCACCATCACCGCCGCCTCGTCGTCGTCGATCAACGACGGCGCCGCAGCATTGGTGATGATGCGCGAATCGACCGCGACGAAACTGGGCCTCAAGCCGATCGCCCGCATCGTCGCGCACTCGACCCACGCGCAGGAGCCGAACCTGTTCACCACCGCGCCGATCGGCGCGCTGGAAAAAGTGCTGAAGAAGACCGGCTGGAACGCGCGCGATGTCGACCTGTTCGAGATCAACGAAGCGTTCGCCGCGGTGCCGATGGCAGCGATGCACGAACTCGACATCCCGCACAGCAAGGTCAACGTCCACGGCGGCGCCTGCGCGCTGGGCCACCCGATCGGCGCGTCGGGCGCGCGCATCATCGTCACGCTGCTGGGCGCGCTGAAGAAGACCGGCGGCAAGCGCGGCGTCGCCTCGCTGTGCATCGGCGGCGGCGAAGCGACGGCGATGGCCTTCGAGATGGTGTAA
- the aceK gene encoding bifunctional isocitrate dehydrogenase kinase/phosphatase, giving the protein MTQAAFPKLLSSQIAFDIARTILDGFDKHYRLFRQTSQAARRHFETGAWAVAQQAARERIGFYDKRVQECVQVLEDEYAGEELTDAVWRETKLHYIGILSGHKQPECAETFFNSVCCNILHRTYFHNDFIFVRPVVSTEYIETEELLPTYRVYHPHTDGLRFTLKRVVTNFQLDCKFADLDRDIALVEARLAQMFGDEPREPNHQLQVLSNLFFRNKGAYIVGKAINGFREFPFIIPILHNRHGELVLDTVLYEQEHITVLFSFTRAYFLVDMEVPSAYVQFLRGLLPRKPRSEIYTILGLQKQGKTLFYRDYLQHLKHTSDRFEIAPGIRGLVMLVFALPSFPYVFKVIKDFYPAPKETTRAQIKEKYLLVKYHDRVGRMADTLEYSNVAFPLERFSEELLAELMHHAPSLVEIEGGRIIIRHLYIERRMVPLNIDLTNVEKAGDDARLAHDVIEYGNAIKDLVAANIFPGDMLYKNFGVTRHKRVVFYDYDEIEYITDCNFRDIPAPRNEEDEMAAEPWYPVGRHDVFPEQFGRFLLGNAKIRKVFMEHHADLLTREFWQARKQRIMDGHIEDVFPYPQAIRFCNERRAQVRAPASPPRISTPPLLEIQP; this is encoded by the coding sequence ATGACCCAGGCCGCGTTCCCGAAACTGCTGTCGTCCCAGATCGCTTTCGACATCGCGCGCACGATCCTGGACGGTTTCGACAAGCACTACCGCCTGTTCCGCCAGACCAGCCAGGCCGCCAGGCGTCACTTCGAAACCGGCGCCTGGGCCGTGGCCCAGCAGGCGGCGCGCGAACGCATCGGCTTCTACGACAAACGTGTACAGGAATGTGTACAAGTCCTCGAGGACGAGTACGCCGGCGAGGAACTGACCGACGCCGTGTGGCGCGAAACCAAGCTGCACTACATCGGCATCCTGTCCGGCCACAAGCAGCCGGAATGCGCCGAGACCTTCTTCAACTCGGTCTGCTGCAACATCCTGCACCGCACCTACTTCCACAACGACTTCATCTTCGTGCGCCCGGTGGTGTCGACCGAGTACATCGAAACCGAGGAACTGCTGCCGACCTACCGGGTCTACCATCCGCACACCGACGGCCTGCGCTTCACGCTCAAGCGGGTGGTGACGAATTTCCAGCTCGACTGCAAGTTCGCCGACCTCGACCGCGACATCGCGCTGGTCGAAGCGCGCCTGGCGCAAATGTTCGGCGACGAACCGCGCGAACCGAATCACCAGCTCCAGGTGCTGTCGAACCTGTTCTTCCGCAACAAGGGCGCCTACATCGTCGGCAAGGCCATCAACGGCTTCCGCGAGTTCCCCTTCATCATCCCGATCCTGCACAACCGCCACGGCGAACTGGTGCTCGACACCGTGCTGTACGAGCAGGAACACATCACCGTGCTGTTCTCGTTCACGCGCGCCTACTTCCTGGTCGACATGGAAGTGCCGTCGGCCTACGTGCAGTTCCTGCGCGGCCTGCTGCCAAGGAAGCCCAGGAGCGAGATCTACACCATCCTCGGCCTGCAGAAGCAGGGCAAGACGCTGTTCTACCGCGACTACCTGCAGCACCTGAAGCACACCTCGGACCGCTTCGAGATCGCGCCCGGCATTCGCGGCCTGGTGATGCTGGTGTTCGCGCTTCCGTCGTTTCCCTACGTGTTCAAGGTGATCAAGGATTTCTATCCGGCGCCGAAGGAAACCACGCGCGCCCAGATCAAGGAGAAGTACCTGCTGGTCAAGTATCACGATCGCGTCGGGCGCATGGCCGACACGCTCGAATACTCGAACGTGGCGTTCCCGCTCGAGCGCTTTTCCGAGGAGCTGCTCGCCGAGCTGATGCACCACGCGCCGTCGCTGGTCGAGATCGAAGGCGGCCGGATCATCATCCGCCACCTGTATATCGAGCGCCGCATGGTGCCGCTGAACATCGACCTGACCAATGTCGAAAAAGCCGGCGACGACGCGCGCCTGGCGCACGACGTGATCGAATACGGTAACGCGATCAAGGACCTGGTAGCGGCCAACATCTTCCCCGGCGACATGCTGTACAAGAATTTCGGCGTGACCCGCCACAAGCGCGTGGTGTTCTACGACTACGACGAGATCGAGTACATCACCGACTGCAATTTCCGCGACATCCCGGCGCCGCGCAACGAGGAGGACGAGATGGCGGCCGAACCGTGGTACCCGGTCGGCAGGCACGACGTGTTCCCCGAGCAGTTCGGCCGCTTCCTGCTCGGCAATGCGAAAATCCGCAAGGTGTTCATGGAGCACCACGCGGACCTGCTCACGCGCGAGTTCTGGCAGGCGCGCAAGCAGCGCATCATGGACGGCCACATCGAAGACGTTTTTCCGTATCCGCAAGCGATCCGCTTTTGTAACGAACGGCGCGCGCAAGTGCGTGCGCCGGCATCCCCACCCCGCATTTCAACACCACCTCTTTTGGAGATCCAACCATGA
- a CDS encoding isovaleryl-CoA dehydrogenase, whose protein sequence is MLHLPGLTFDHGDDIAALREAVQQFAAAEIAPRAAEIDRSDQFPMDLWRKMGELGVLGITVGEEYGGANMGYLAHIVAMEEISRASASVGLSYGAHSNLCVNQIKRNGTEEQKRKYLPKLISGEHIGALAMSEPNAGSDVVSMKLKAEFKGDRWVLNGTKMWITNGPDADVLVVYAKNDLEAGPRGMTAFLIEKGYKGFSIAQKLDKLGMRGSHTGELVFQDCEVPAENVLGGLGKGVNVLMSGLDFERTVLSGGPLGIMAACMDAVVPYVHDRKQFGQPIGEFQLMQGKLADMYSTMMACKAYVYAVGQACDRATTPEQIRNLRKDAAGAILYSAEKATWMAGEAIQTLGGNGYINEYPVGRLWRDAKLYEIGAGTSEIRRMLIGRELFAETK, encoded by the coding sequence ATGCTGCACCTGCCAGGCTTGACCTTTGATCATGGCGACGACATCGCCGCGCTGCGCGAAGCGGTGCAACAGTTCGCCGCCGCGGAAATCGCGCCGCGCGCCGCCGAAATCGACCGCAGCGACCAGTTCCCGATGGACCTGTGGCGCAAGATGGGCGAACTGGGCGTGCTCGGCATCACCGTCGGCGAGGAATACGGCGGCGCCAACATGGGCTACCTGGCCCACATCGTCGCGATGGAGGAAATCTCGCGCGCGTCCGCCTCGGTCGGCCTGTCCTACGGCGCCCACTCGAACCTGTGCGTCAACCAGATCAAGCGCAACGGCACCGAAGAGCAGAAGCGCAAGTACCTGCCGAAGCTGATCTCGGGCGAACACATTGGCGCGCTCGCCATGTCCGAGCCGAACGCCGGCTCCGACGTCGTCAGCATGAAACTGAAGGCCGAATTCAAGGGCGATCGCTGGGTGCTCAACGGCACCAAGATGTGGATCACCAACGGTCCGGACGCCGACGTGCTGGTGGTGTACGCCAAGAACGACCTCGAAGCCGGTCCGCGCGGCATGACCGCCTTCCTGATCGAAAAAGGCTACAAGGGCTTCTCGATCGCGCAAAAGCTCGACAAGCTGGGCATGCGCGGCTCGCACACGGGCGAACTGGTGTTCCAGGACTGCGAAGTGCCGGCCGAGAACGTGCTGGGCGGCCTGGGCAAGGGCGTCAACGTGCTGATGTCGGGCCTGGACTTCGAGCGCACCGTGCTGTCGGGCGGCCCGCTGGGCATCATGGCCGCCTGCATGGACGCGGTGGTGCCGTACGTGCACGACCGCAAGCAGTTCGGCCAGCCGATCGGCGAATTCCAGCTGATGCAGGGCAAGCTGGCGGACATGTACTCGACCATGATGGCGTGCAAGGCCTACGTGTACGCCGTCGGCCAGGCCTGCGACCGCGCCACGACGCCCGAGCAGATCCGCAACCTGCGCAAGGACGCCGCCGGCGCCATCCTGTACAGCGCCGAGAAGGCAACATGGATGGCCGGCGAAGCGATCCAGACCCTGGGCGGCAACGGCTATATCAACGAGTATCCGGTGGGACGTCTGTGGCGTGACGCGAAGCTCTACGAAATCGGCGCGGGCACGAGCGAGATCCGTCGCATGCTGATCGGCCGCGAGCTGTTCGCCGAAACCAAGTAA
- a CDS encoding MerR family DNA-binding transcriptional regulator: protein MPTYTIAELAREFDITARAIRFYEDHGLLTPSREGAGGRNRVYTARDRTRLKLTLRGKRLGLTLSEIRSIVDMYESPKDTVAQMQRFLGVLAHQRETLEQQRADIEMALAEVATHEEECRRMLAEATADSV from the coding sequence ATGCCCACTTACACCATCGCCGAACTGGCGCGCGAATTCGACATCACCGCGCGCGCCATCCGGTTCTATGAAGACCACGGGCTGCTCACGCCCAGCCGCGAAGGCGCCGGCGGACGCAACCGGGTCTACACCGCGCGCGACCGCACCCGCCTGAAGCTGACCTTGCGCGGCAAGCGGCTGGGGCTGACCTTGTCCGAAATCCGCAGCATCGTCGACATGTACGAGTCGCCCAAGGACACCGTGGCGCAGATGCAGCGCTTTCTCGGCGTGCTGGCGCACCAGCGCGAGACGCTCGAGCAGCAGCGCGCCGACATCGAGATGGCGCTGGCCGAGGTCGCCACCCACGAGGAAGAATGCCGGCGCATGCTGGCCGAAGCCACGGCCGACAGCGTCTGA
- a CDS encoding MBL fold metallo-hydrolase, giving the protein MNQLESQLEYPFGDTLPAIGAVLPLAPGLGWLRMPLPFALDHINLWLLADGEGFAAVDCGVATDATRAAWEQVFGGATMASQPLTRVIATHCHPDHIGLSDWLCKRFGAPFWITTGEYGFGRMMSAALPGVDGTAAIPHFQRHGLAGDDLLAQMQTRRNYFPSLVPAVPESYTRMRDGDQFAIGKHSWRVIAGFGHSPEHASLYCGELGVLISGDMVLPRISTNVSVFAVEPEGNPLQLYLDSLGRFDELPADTLVLPSHGRPFRGLHTRIAQLRAHHEARLAEVVAACAEAPRSAMDIVPVMFKRQLDAHQLTFALGEALAHLHKCWADGVVRRVTGTDGIIRFQSAHKE; this is encoded by the coding sequence ATGAACCAACTCGAGTCGCAACTTGAATATCCCTTCGGCGACACCCTGCCGGCCATCGGCGCCGTGCTGCCGCTGGCGCCCGGCCTGGGCTGGCTGCGCATGCCGCTTCCGTTCGCGCTCGACCATATCAACCTGTGGCTGCTGGCCGATGGCGAGGGCTTTGCCGCGGTCGACTGCGGCGTGGCGACCGACGCCACCCGCGCCGCCTGGGAGCAGGTGTTCGGCGGCGCCACCATGGCCAGCCAGCCGCTCACGCGCGTGATCGCCACCCATTGCCACCCGGACCACATCGGCCTGTCGGACTGGCTGTGCAAGCGCTTCGGCGCGCCGTTCTGGATCACCACCGGCGAATACGGCTTCGGCCGCATGATGTCGGCGGCCCTGCCGGGCGTGGACGGCACCGCCGCGATCCCGCATTTTCAGCGCCACGGCCTGGCGGGCGACGACCTGCTGGCGCAGATGCAAACCCGGCGCAACTATTTCCCCTCGCTGGTGCCGGCCGTGCCCGAGTCCTACACCCGGATGCGCGACGGCGACCAGTTCGCGATCGGCAAGCACAGCTGGCGCGTGATCGCCGGCTTCGGCCATTCGCCGGAACACGCGTCGCTGTACTGCGGGGAGCTGGGCGTGCTGATCTCGGGCGACATGGTGCTGCCGCGCATTTCCACCAATGTCTCGGTGTTCGCCGTCGAGCCGGAGGGCAATCCACTGCAGCTGTACCTCGACTCGCTGGGCAGGTTCGACGAGCTGCCGGCCGATACCCTGGTGCTGCCGTCGCACGGCCGCCCGTTCCGCGGCCTGCATACCCGCATCGCCCAGCTGCGCGCGCACCACGAGGCGCGCCTGGCCGAGGTGGTGGCGGCCTGCGCCGAGGCGCCCCGCTCGGCGATGGACATCGTGCCGGTCATGTTCAAGCGCCAGCTCGACGCCCACCAGCTGACCTTCGCGCTGGGCGAGGCGCTGGCGCACCTGCATAAATGCTGGGCCGATGGTGTTGTGCGGCGCGTCACGGGAACCGATGGCATTATCCGCTTCCAGAGTGCGCACAAGGAATAA
- a CDS encoding UbiX family flavin prenyltransferase has translation MPDSPPRRLVIAITGATGAVYGVRLLQHLAATPGIETHLVISDAASLTLHQEVGMQRRDVEALAHVVHKNRDVGAAIASGSFQSDGMVVAPCSMKTLASVAHGLSDNLIARAADVVLKERRRLVLMVRETPFNLAHLRNMTAVTEMGGIIFPPLPSFYHRPATIDEMVDHTVARVIDLFGIEHALAPRWGGMNPPEQS, from the coding sequence ATGCCTGATTCCCCCCCGCGGAGGCTCGTCATCGCCATCACCGGCGCCACCGGCGCGGTGTACGGCGTGCGGCTGCTGCAGCACCTGGCGGCCACGCCAGGGATCGAAACCCACCTCGTCATCTCCGACGCCGCCAGCCTGACCCTGCATCAGGAAGTGGGCATGCAGCGGCGCGACGTCGAGGCGCTGGCCCACGTGGTGCACAAGAACCGCGACGTCGGCGCCGCCATTGCCAGCGGCTCGTTCCAGTCGGACGGCATGGTGGTCGCACCGTGCTCGATGAAGACCCTGGCGTCGGTGGCCCATGGCCTGTCGGACAACCTGATCGCGCGCGCGGCCGACGTGGTGCTCAAGGAGCGCCGCCGGCTGGTATTGATGGTGCGCGAAACGCCGTTCAACCTGGCGCACCTGCGCAACATGACGGCGGTGACGGAGATGGGGGGGATTATTTTCCCGCCGCTGCCAAGCTTTTACCACCGCCCGGCCACCATCGACGAGATGGTCGATCACACCGTCGCGCGGGTGATCGACCTGTTCGGCATCGAGCACGCGCTCGCGCCACGCTGGGGCGGCATGAACCCCCCCGAGCAATCCTGA
- the grxD gene encoding Grx4 family monothiol glutaredoxin, which produces MSDVQTWIKETVSTTPVVLFMKGTAQFPQCGFSGRAIQILKACGVENIATVNVLDDPEVRQGIKDFSNWPTIPQLYVKGEFIGGSDIMNEMFESGELKALLDA; this is translated from the coding sequence ATGAGCGACGTACAAACCTGGATCAAAGAAACCGTGAGCACCACGCCTGTCGTGCTGTTCATGAAGGGCACCGCCCAATTCCCGCAATGCGGCTTTTCGGGCCGCGCGATCCAGATCCTGAAGGCCTGCGGCGTCGAGAACATCGCCACCGTCAACGTGCTGGACGACCCGGAAGTGCGCCAGGGGATCAAGGATTTCTCCAACTGGCCGACCATCCCTCAGCTGTACGTGAAGGGTGAATTCATCGGCGGCTCGGACATCATGAACGAGATGTTCGAATCGGGCGAGCTCAAAGCCCTGCTCGATGCCTGA